A window of Nomascus leucogenys isolate Asia chromosome X, Asia_NLE_v1, whole genome shotgun sequence contains these coding sequences:
- the LOC100595382 gene encoding cancer/testis antigen 47A-like, with the protein MSATGDRDPIQEDQEAPVSQEGAQAEPGGDREGGDSGPDSGNTVPAAEVAGVAGPMRGLGEEEGGQAAGLAAAPGSRNAEEDWEIRIVEEEEEEEERNEADNINLVAAAHRYPIIGFRVEFLDMVHSLLRRIYLNDHILIRMRGSHLMRRRRTTAPSSSDAASSGSDEPRLLLVPERLGAGDAGPEGEGLGLLQEAASAPEPEVPADPAEMAREPAEEPAEKASEKPTEEAAEEELAEEAAEEPPAEEPAAEEPATEEAAAPEEVTKYQHEKWDEEAQDAAGEEEKEEKEKDAENKAKNSKGTLDTAEEKLRKSSCKTTNKWQMYQTYYLRPIFV; encoded by the exons ATGTCTGCCACAGGGGATCGAGACCCGATCCAAGAGGACCAGGAGGCCCCAGTGAGCCAGGAGGGAGCGCAGGCCGAGCCCGGAGGTGACCGGGAGGGCGGTGACTCTGGCCCCGACAGTGGCAACACGGTGCCCGCGGCCGAGGTGGCCGGAGTCGCAGGGCCCATGAGAGGCCTcggggaggaggagggtgggcaGGCGGCAGGCTTGGCCGCAGCCCCCGGGAGCAGGAACGCCGAGGAAGACTGGGAGATCAGGATAGTA gaagaggaggaggaggaggaagagaggaacgAGGCAGACAACATCAACTTGGTCGCGGCCGCCCATCGCTACCCCATAATAGGCTTTCGCGTGGAGTTTCTGGACATGGTCCACTCCCTTCTCCGCCGCATCTATCTCAACGACCACATCCTGATCCGGATGCGTGGCAGCCACCTGATGCGGAGGCGCCGCACTACGGCACCCAGTAGCTCAGATGCGGCGTCCAGTGGCTCCGATGAGCCCCGGCTGTTGCTGGTGCCTGAGAGGCTGGGCGCGGGGGACGCGGGCCCTGAGGGCGAGGGCCTGGGCCTGCTCCAGGAGGCCGCGTCGGCCCCAGAGCCTGAGGTGCCAGCAGACCCGGCCGAGATGGCCAGGGAGCCTGCAGAAGAGCCCGCAGAGAAGGCATCAGAGAAGCCTACAGAGGAGGCCGCAGAGGAGGAGCTTGCAGAGGAGGCCGCAGAGGAGCCG CCCGCAGAGGAACCGGCCGCAGAGGAACCAGCCACAGAGGAGGCTGCTGCCCCCGAGG AAGTCACTAAATATCAGCATGAAAAGTGGGATGAAGAGGCCCAAGATGCTGCAGgcgaggaagagaaagaagagaaagagaaggatgcAGAAAACAAGGCGAAGAACTCCAAAGGGACCCTAGATACAGCAGAGGAGAAGCTGAGAAAATCCAG CTGCAAGACTACTAACAAGTGGCAAATGTATCAGACCTACTACCTAAGACCAATATTTGTGTAG